In Mastomys coucha isolate ucsf_1 unplaced genomic scaffold, UCSF_Mcou_1 pScaffold5, whole genome shotgun sequence, one genomic interval encodes:
- the LOC116078192 gene encoding serine protease 27, producing the protein MRQARTAALLPLPLLLLLLLLRPGTEGARALRACGRPKMFNRMVGGEDALEGEWPWQVSIQRNGIHFCGGSLIAPTWVLTAAHCFSNTSDISIYQVLLGALKLQQPGPHALYVPVKRVKSNPQYQGMASSADVALVELQVPVNFTNYILPVCLPDPSVVFESGMNCWVTGWGSPSEQDRLPNPRILQKLAVPIIDTPKCNLLYSKDVESDFQLKTIKDDMLCAGFAEGKKDACKGDSGGPLVCLVDQSWVQAGVISWGEGCARRNRPGVYIRVTSHHKWIHQIIPELQFQGRAGSQQQQRDLQGQQRLAGNSAPGLAAHAVVLALGALLFRIL; encoded by the exons ATGAGGCAGGCCCGCACCGCAGCcctgctgccgctgccgctgctgctgctgctgctgctgctgcgacCTG GGACTGAAGGGGCCAGGGCTCTGAGAG CCTGTGGGCGTCCAAAGATGTTCAACCGGATGGTAGGCGGGGAGGATGCCTTAGAAGGTGAGTGGCCCTGGCAGGTCAGCATCCAGCGCAATGGAATCCACTTCTGTGGGGGCAGTCTCATCGCACCGACATGGGTCCTCACTGCTGCACACTGCTTCTCCAA TACTTCGGACATATCCATATACCAGGTCCTCCTGGGGGCACTGAAGTTGCAGCAACCAGGACCACACGCCTTGTATGTCCCCGTGAAGCGGGTGAAAAGCAATCCTCAATACCAAGGCATGGCCTCCAGTGCGGATGTGGCTCTGGTGGAGCTGCAGGTGCCTGTGAACTTCACCAATTACAtccttcctgtgtgcctgcctgaTCCCTCAGTCGTCTTTGAGTCGGGCATGAACTGCTGGGTCACTGGCTGGGGCAGCCCCAGTGAACAAG ACCGACTACCCAACCCACGGATCCTGCAGAAACTTGCTGTGCCCATCATTGACACGCCCAAGTGCAACCTGCTATACAGCAAAGATGTTGAGTCTGACTTTCAGCTGAAAACCATCAAGGATGACATGCTCTGTGCGGGCTTTGCAGAGGGCAAGAAGGATGCCTGCAAG GGTGATTCTGGAGGCCCACTGGTGTGCCTTGTGGACCAGTCGTGGGTGCAGGCTGGGGTCATCAGCTGGGGAGAGGGCTGTGCTCGCCGGAATCGCCCAGGTGTCTACATCCGTGTGACTTCTCATCACAAATGGATCCACCAAATCATCCCAGAACTGCAGTTTCAGGGGAGGGCTGGCAGCCAGCAGCAGCAAAGAGACCTCCAAGGTCAGCAGCGCCTGGCGGGGAACTCCGCCCCTGGCCTGGCTGCCCATGCGGTGGTGCTGGCCCTGGGAGCACTGCTGTTCAGGATCCTCTAG